In Streptomyces sp. DG2A-72, one genomic interval encodes:
- the glmM gene encoding phosphoglucosamine mutase has translation MGRLFGTDGVRGVANADLTAELALGLSVAAAHVLAEAGTFTGHRPTAVVGRDPRASGEFLEAAVVAGLASAGVDVLRVGVLPTPAVAYLTAELGADLGVVLSASHNAMPDNGIKFLARGGHKLDDELEERIEAVYEEHRTGAPWDRPTGAGVGRVRSYEEGFDQYVAHLVGVLPNRLDGLKIVLDEAHGAASRVSPEAFARAGAEVVTIGAEPDGLNINDGCGSTHLGLLKAAVVEHGADFGIAHDGDADRCLAVDHTGEEVDGDQILAVLALAMRERSALRAETVVATVMSNLGFKLAMERAGLTLIQTAVGDRYVLEEMKEHDYALGGEQSGHVIILDHATTGDGTLTGLLLAARVAETGRTLRDLASVMERLPQVLINVPDVDRSRVGNSAELAVAVAEAERELGATGRVLLRPSGTEPLVRVMVEAADIEQARSVAGRLADAVKSALG, from the coding sequence GTGGGACGACTCTTCGGCACGGACGGCGTGCGCGGCGTCGCCAACGCGGATCTGACGGCCGAGCTGGCACTCGGCCTCTCCGTCGCCGCGGCGCACGTACTGGCCGAGGCGGGCACGTTCACGGGGCACCGGCCGACCGCCGTGGTCGGCCGTGACCCGCGCGCGTCCGGGGAGTTCCTGGAGGCCGCCGTGGTCGCGGGTCTGGCCAGCGCGGGTGTGGACGTCCTGCGCGTCGGTGTGCTGCCGACGCCCGCGGTGGCGTACCTGACGGCGGAGCTGGGCGCCGACCTCGGTGTCGTGCTCTCCGCCAGCCACAACGCCATGCCTGACAACGGCATCAAGTTCCTCGCCCGCGGCGGCCACAAGCTGGACGACGAGTTGGAGGAGCGAATCGAGGCCGTCTACGAGGAGCACCGCACCGGTGCGCCGTGGGACCGGCCGACGGGTGCGGGCGTCGGGCGGGTGCGGTCGTACGAGGAAGGGTTCGACCAGTACGTCGCCCATCTCGTCGGCGTGCTGCCGAACCGGCTGGACGGGCTGAAGATCGTGCTGGACGAGGCGCACGGTGCGGCTTCCCGGGTCTCGCCGGAGGCCTTCGCGCGTGCCGGTGCCGAGGTCGTCACGATCGGTGCCGAGCCGGACGGGCTCAACATCAACGACGGCTGTGGTTCCACGCATCTGGGCCTGCTCAAGGCCGCGGTTGTCGAGCACGGGGCCGACTTCGGTATCGCGCACGACGGGGACGCGGACCGGTGCCTGGCAGTGGACCACACCGGTGAGGAAGTCGACGGCGACCAGATCCTGGCCGTGCTCGCGCTGGCGATGCGGGAACGCTCCGCGCTGCGTGCCGAGACGGTGGTGGCGACCGTGATGTCCAACCTCGGGTTCAAACTGGCCATGGAGCGTGCGGGATTGACGCTCATTCAGACTGCCGTCGGTGACCGGTATGTGCTGGAGGAGATGAAGGAGCACGACTACGCCCTCGGCGGTGAGCAGTCCGGGCACGTCATCATCCTCGACCACGCGACGACCGGTGACGGCACGTTGACCGGGCTGCTGCTGGCGGCGCGGGTCGCGGAGACGGGCCGTACGCTGCGGGACCTCGCTTCTGTCATGGAGCGGTTGCCTCAGGTGCTCATCAATGTGCCGGATGTCGACAGGTCCCGTGTCGGGAACTCGGCCGAGCTTGCCGTTGCCGTTGCTGAGGCGGAGCGGGAGTTGGGGGCGACTGGGCGTGTGTTGCTCCGGCCGTCCGGTACCGAGCCGTTGGTGCGGGTGATGGTGGAGGCGGCGGATATCGAGCAGGCTCGGTCTGTGGCCGGGCGGCTGGCTGATGCGGTGAAGTCGGCGCTCGGGTAG
- a CDS encoding acyl-CoA carboxylase subunit beta has product MAGGTAGRIADLGRREDRAVRGGGPSRRGEFGARERIERLVDKGSFSETGLFVRARPTGDGGRRPYGDGVVTGYATVDGRRVCVFAQDSAVFGGSMGEAFGEKTVALMDLALKTGCPVVGLNDSGGARIQEGVASLALYAELVRRNVQASGVVPQISVVLGPCAGGAAYSPAITDFTVMVDGASHMFVTGPDVIEAVTGERASAEELGGARTSNAVNGNAHFLAADEEEALDVVRDLLSYLPANNLERPPEYAPGDAPDGVRLDSVVPDRTGQAYDMREIVRAVVDDGELLDVQELFAPNIICALARVEGQSVGVVANQPLHAAGVLDIDASEKAARFVRFCDAFGIPLLTFADVPGYLSGVRQERGGIIRRGAKLLYAYAEATVPKVTVVVRKAYGGGYAVMGSKHLGADINLAWPTARIAVMGAEGAVGVLHRRELAAADDPEALRARLVAAYEETHGTPYLAAERGYVDAVIAPHDTRDHICRALRTLRGKRAPLPQRRHGNIPL; this is encoded by the coding sequence GTGGCCGGAGGCACCGCTGGGCGCATCGCTGATCTGGGCCGTCGCGAGGATCGGGCGGTGCGGGGTGGCGGGCCGAGCAGGCGAGGGGAGTTCGGGGCCCGGGAGCGGATCGAGCGGCTGGTGGACAAAGGTTCCTTCAGCGAGACCGGGCTGTTCGTGCGGGCACGGCCGACCGGTGACGGCGGCCGACGCCCCTACGGCGACGGTGTCGTCACCGGGTACGCCACCGTCGACGGGCGCCGGGTCTGCGTGTTCGCCCAGGACTCCGCCGTGTTCGGCGGGAGCATGGGCGAGGCGTTCGGCGAGAAGACCGTCGCCCTGATGGACCTCGCCCTCAAGACCGGCTGCCCGGTCGTCGGGCTCAACGACTCCGGCGGCGCCCGCATCCAGGAGGGCGTCGCCTCGCTCGCCCTCTACGCCGAGCTGGTGCGCCGCAATGTGCAGGCGTCCGGAGTCGTCCCGCAGATCTCCGTGGTGCTGGGGCCGTGCGCGGGCGGGGCCGCCTACTCGCCCGCGATCACCGACTTCACGGTGATGGTCGACGGCGCCTCGCACATGTTCGTCACCGGCCCCGACGTCATCGAGGCGGTCACCGGCGAGCGTGCCAGCGCCGAGGAGCTGGGCGGCGCCCGCACCAGCAACGCCGTCAACGGCAACGCGCACTTCCTCGCCGCCGACGAGGAGGAAGCGCTGGACGTCGTACGCGATCTGCTGTCGTATCTGCCCGCCAACAACCTGGAGCGCCCCCCGGAGTACGCACCCGGGGATGCCCCGGACGGGGTCCGGCTCGACTCCGTCGTCCCGGACCGGACCGGACAGGCCTACGACATGCGGGAGATCGTGCGGGCGGTCGTCGACGACGGTGAACTGCTCGATGTCCAGGAGCTGTTCGCGCCGAACATCATCTGTGCCCTGGCCCGCGTCGAGGGCCAGTCGGTCGGTGTCGTCGCGAACCAGCCGTTGCACGCCGCCGGTGTCCTCGACATCGACGCCTCGGAGAAGGCCGCACGCTTTGTGCGGTTCTGCGACGCGTTCGGGATCCCGCTGCTGACCTTCGCCGATGTGCCGGGCTATCTGTCCGGCGTACGGCAGGAGCGGGGCGGCATCATCCGGCGCGGCGCCAAACTGCTGTACGCGTACGCCGAGGCGACCGTCCCCAAGGTCACGGTCGTGGTGCGCAAGGCGTACGGCGGGGGGTACGCCGTGATGGGCTCCAAGCACCTGGGGGCCGACATCAACCTCGCCTGGCCCACCGCCCGTATCGCGGTGATGGGCGCCGAGGGCGCGGTGGGCGTCCTGCACCGGCGTGAACTGGCCGCCGCCGACGACCCCGAAGCGCTGCGGGCGCGCCTGGTCGCCGCCTACGAAGAGACCCACGGCACGCCCTACCTCGCCGCCGAACGCGGCTACGTCGATGCCGTCATCGCGCCGCACGACACCCGCGACCACATCTGCCGCGCGCTGCGCACCCTGCGCGGCAAACGCGCGCCTCTGCCGCAGCGCCGGCACGGCAACATCCCGCTCTGA
- a CDS encoding fatty acyl-AMP ligase, with the protein MDSRRPPLAPACRTLPQYVRHWAEVAPDRRAFTFVDHPVPHSRGVHRTLTWRRLDLRVRALAARLAEVAEPGARVALPCPQGVEYVTGFLGVLAAGMVAVPLYPPGLPGHADRLAGVLADARPAAAVTTSRARQEVRDFLTGVAGRPGRTPVVCVDEVADDDARGWRPVDPDDAGATAYLQYTSGSTRAPAGVEITHANVVANARQALTAYGADAHPVTCVGWLPLYHDMGLVLSVAAPVVRGLLSVLMDPVAFLHEPVRWLRLLAAHPRAVSAAPNFAYDYCASAVTDTQKADLRLDGVTALINGSEPVRPGTADRFHAAFAGQGLAPTTHCPSYGLAEATVFVSAARPGVPIGRFALDRDALAAGKALPARPDDPRAVLLAGCGTPAGQRVRIADPAGRAVLAEGEVGEIWVQGPNVGRGYWNRAEESERVFGAGFADAGGAPDGRWLRTGDLGAVLEGQLLVTGRLKDLVIVDGRNHYPQDLEATAQEAHPAVRRDRLAAFAVPGGAGERVVIVAEHVRTAVLAALDVPAVARAVRGAVSARHGLRLDDVVLVPPGTVARTSSGKVSRALTRGRYLEGAYSGTAEAVAGGAAGGGAVVAGGRSADGAVPVGTTAGDTAPSDTRPTRLPATDPTTQHTPPPPTALDDATEVAG; encoded by the coding sequence ATGGACAGTCGTCGCCCCCCGCTCGCGCCCGCCTGCCGGACTCTGCCCCAGTACGTGCGGCACTGGGCCGAAGTCGCCCCGGATCGCCGGGCGTTCACCTTCGTCGATCACCCCGTGCCGCACTCGCGCGGCGTCCACCGCACACTGACCTGGCGGCGCCTGGACCTGCGCGTGCGCGCGCTCGCCGCCCGGCTCGCCGAGGTGGCGGAGCCGGGGGCGCGGGTCGCGTTGCCGTGTCCGCAGGGGGTGGAGTACGTCACCGGGTTCCTCGGGGTGCTGGCCGCCGGGATGGTGGCCGTACCGCTGTATCCGCCGGGCCTGCCGGGGCACGCGGACCGGCTCGCGGGAGTGCTGGCCGACGCGCGCCCGGCCGCCGCGGTGACCACGAGCCGTGCCCGGCAGGAGGTGCGGGACTTCCTGACGGGGGTGGCGGGCCGGCCGGGCCGGACGCCGGTCGTCTGCGTCGACGAGGTGGCCGACGACGACGCCCGGGGGTGGCGCCCGGTCGACCCGGACGACGCCGGGGCCACCGCCTATCTCCAGTACACCTCCGGTTCGACCCGCGCTCCGGCCGGCGTGGAGATCACCCACGCCAATGTCGTCGCCAACGCCCGCCAGGCGCTGACCGCGTACGGCGCCGACGCCCATCCGGTGACGTGTGTGGGGTGGCTGCCGCTCTACCACGACATGGGACTGGTGCTCAGCGTGGCCGCGCCCGTGGTGCGCGGGCTGCTGTCGGTGCTGATGGATCCGGTCGCGTTTCTGCACGAGCCCGTGCGCTGGCTGAGGCTGCTCGCCGCGCATCCGCGTGCCGTGAGCGCCGCGCCCAACTTCGCGTACGACTACTGCGCGTCCGCCGTCACCGACACCCAGAAGGCGGACCTCCGGCTCGACGGGGTCACCGCGCTGATCAACGGCAGCGAACCGGTGCGCCCCGGTACCGCCGACCGCTTCCACGCCGCCTTCGCCGGCCAGGGGCTCGCGCCCACGACGCACTGCCCCTCATACGGGCTCGCCGAGGCCACCGTCTTCGTCAGTGCCGCCCGGCCCGGTGTACCGATCGGCCGTTTCGCCCTGGACCGTGACGCGCTCGCCGCCGGGAAGGCGTTGCCCGCGCGGCCCGACGACCCCAGGGCCGTGCTGCTGGCCGGCTGTGGGACCCCGGCGGGGCAGCGCGTGCGCATCGCCGACCCCGCGGGCCGAGCCGTCCTGGCCGAGGGCGAGGTCGGCGAGATATGGGTGCAGGGTCCCAATGTCGGCCGCGGCTACTGGAACCGGGCGGAGGAGAGCGAGCGGGTCTTCGGGGCCGGGTTCGCGGACGCCGGGGGCGCGCCGGACGGCCGTTGGCTGCGTACGGGGGACCTGGGGGCGGTGCTGGAGGGGCAGCTGCTCGTCACCGGCCGACTGAAGGACCTCGTCATCGTCGACGGCCGCAACCACTACCCACAGGACCTGGAGGCCACGGCTCAAGAGGCGCACCCGGCCGTACGACGGGACCGGCTCGCCGCGTTCGCCGTGCCCGGCGGGGCGGGGGAGCGGGTCGTGATCGTGGCCGAGCATGTGCGCACCGCGGTCCTGGCCGCACTGGACGTACCGGCCGTGGCACGTGCCGTACGCGGCGCCGTCTCCGCCCGGCACGGCCTACGGCTGGACGACGTCGTACTCGTCCCGCCGGGGACGGTCGCACGCACCTCCAGCGGCAAGGTGTCGCGTGCGCTGACGCGGGGTCGGTATCTGGAGGGGGCGTATTCGGGGACTGCCGAGGCGGTGGCGGGCGGCGCGGCCGGGGGTGGTGCGGTGGTGGCGGGCGGCAGATCAGCGGATGGTGCGGTACCGGTCGGCACGACGGCAGGCGACACGGCCCCCAGCGACACGCGTCCCACCCGCCTGCCTGCCACCGACCCGACCACGCAGCACACTCCACCACCCCCCACAGCCCTCGACGACGCCACGGAGGTCGCAGGATGA
- a CDS encoding beta-ketoacyl synthase N-terminal-like domain-containing protein, with product MKAVDADVLRRVIAERAASWHGSAPEDVPMDRQLAELGMSSRDAVALAGELSRVTGCELPPTLLWETPTGDALVARLCGTALGPAPLVMAPGAPGEPLAVIGVGCRLPGGVHAPSDYWRLLCEGGDAIRRVPEDRWRDFTAFPPADAHPYGGYLDDIAGFDADFFRITPREAAVMDPQQRILLEVVHEALEHAAVPAASLAGTATGVFVGVSAPEYGQLTGADPAAVDPWAPAGAALSVTAGRLAYVLDTRGPCLAVDTACSSSLVAVHHACVSLRAGESETAIAAGVNLLLSPAVTVAFERAGVLAPDGRCKPFSAAADGIGRGEGCAAVVLKLLSHAERDGDRVLAVIRTTAVNSDGRSNGLMAPNPAAQRALLETAYARAGLTPGQVDFVEAHGTGTPLGDPIEAGALAAVLGAARDPDQPLLLGSVKGNLGHLESAAGIAGLVKTVLALHHDVIPPSLHCTHGSALGDDRLRVVTEPEQWPRYGGTATAGVSGFGFGGTNAHAVLEEWRSVGPSPTPADEPAVRLHLLSDADAERVRDTAARIADWLDTSAAHPADIARTLAGRTARGPVRAAVAARDRAELADALRALAAGRPDERVVTGDRDLVGRGGTVWVFSGYGCQWPGMGRRLLEEEPAFAAAVEKLDPQLAAECGGLSLYDHLASGTGLDRLETAQPLLFGLQLALAELWRSYGVEPAAVIGHSMGEVAAAVCAGALGVSDGARVIAVRARLLSGLRGGAMAVVDLDDCELGRLAQDFPGVHVAVHSSPRQKVVTGEGAAVGRLVRRLEKEGRAARAMRVVGAGHSPQVDALLPELADGLARVTGRRPRLPVYSTVLDDPRGASAFDAAHWVANLRRPVRLDRAVASAVADGHTAFLEISPHPVLTGAVTDSAPGCLALATLRRDADGPAAFAAQLGALYTAGQRLPLPPGRVVDVPRPRWRHVRHWWTDGRTRAGTPSTAGLTGARADGPAHGAGPAADGTAEGAAHPGAALSPVLTRLSHHIAAVSGHPPTRVTPDTALADLGLDSLMAVRVRTALEREFRIELPLRDLLGAATVAEAAARVERALPQSAGGVWPRPLRATGSRPPLFLVHAAGGPTTVYRPLTERLGADQPVFGLDRIEQARTVADKARRYAEAVTTAHPDGPVLLGGWSFGGFVAQETARQLADAGRDVRLLVLIDSVRPLVDPGPAPADRIRAHFEGFAAHVADTYGVRLELPYDDLVVMDDDEHRIDAVLKALSAVADVPAASLEHQRASYLDLTIGEAHRPGRYDGRVVLYRAAEPAPHTVRDPVYERDDEALGWDEVCPDLEVVRVAGHHLALLDPPYVDEIAAHLGPVLSSPSP from the coding sequence ATGAAGGCCGTCGACGCGGACGTGCTGCGGCGGGTGATCGCCGAGCGGGCGGCCTCGTGGCACGGTTCGGCGCCCGAGGACGTTCCGATGGACCGGCAGCTGGCCGAGCTCGGCATGTCGTCGCGGGACGCGGTCGCGCTGGCCGGGGAGCTGTCCCGGGTCACGGGCTGCGAGCTGCCGCCCACGCTGCTGTGGGAGACGCCGACCGGTGACGCGTTGGTGGCGCGGCTGTGCGGTACGGCCCTCGGCCCCGCGCCGCTGGTCATGGCGCCCGGTGCGCCCGGCGAGCCCTTGGCGGTCATCGGCGTCGGCTGCCGGCTGCCGGGCGGGGTGCACGCCCCGAGTGACTACTGGCGGCTGCTGTGTGAAGGCGGGGACGCGATCCGGCGCGTGCCGGAGGACCGGTGGCGCGACTTCACCGCCTTCCCGCCCGCCGACGCGCATCCGTACGGCGGCTATCTCGACGACATCGCCGGGTTCGACGCGGACTTCTTCCGCATCACGCCGCGCGAGGCCGCGGTGATGGACCCCCAGCAGCGGATCCTGCTGGAGGTCGTCCACGAGGCGCTGGAACACGCCGCCGTGCCGGCCGCGTCCCTGGCGGGTACGGCCACGGGCGTCTTCGTCGGCGTCTCCGCCCCGGAGTACGGCCAGCTCACCGGCGCCGACCCGGCCGCTGTCGACCCCTGGGCACCGGCCGGCGCTGCCCTCAGCGTCACCGCGGGCCGGCTGGCGTACGTCCTGGACACGCGCGGGCCGTGCCTGGCCGTGGACACCGCGTGCTCCTCCTCGCTGGTCGCCGTGCACCATGCCTGCGTCAGCCTGCGGGCCGGTGAGAGCGAGACGGCGATCGCCGCCGGGGTCAACCTGCTGCTGTCACCGGCCGTCACCGTCGCCTTCGAGCGGGCGGGTGTCCTCGCGCCGGACGGGCGCTGCAAGCCGTTCTCGGCGGCGGCCGACGGCATCGGGCGCGGCGAGGGCTGCGCGGCCGTGGTCCTGAAGCTGCTGTCGCACGCCGAGCGGGACGGCGACCGGGTGCTGGCGGTGATCCGTACGACGGCCGTCAACTCCGACGGGCGGTCGAACGGGCTCATGGCGCCCAACCCCGCCGCCCAGCGCGCCCTGCTGGAGACCGCGTACGCACGAGCCGGACTCACCCCGGGACAAGTCGACTTCGTCGAGGCGCACGGCACCGGCACCCCGCTCGGCGACCCGATCGAGGCAGGCGCGCTAGCCGCGGTGCTCGGCGCCGCCCGCGACCCCGACCAGCCGCTGCTGCTCGGCTCCGTCAAGGGCAACCTCGGTCACCTGGAGTCGGCCGCGGGCATCGCCGGCCTGGTCAAGACGGTGCTCGCCCTCCATCACGACGTCATCCCGCCCTCCCTGCACTGCACACACGGCAGCGCGCTCGGCGACGACCGGCTGCGGGTGGTGACCGAGCCCGAGCAGTGGCCCCGTTACGGCGGCACGGCCACCGCCGGGGTCTCCGGATTCGGCTTCGGCGGCACCAACGCCCATGCCGTCCTGGAGGAATGGCGGTCTGTCGGCCCCTCGCCGACCCCGGCCGACGAGCCCGCCGTCCGGCTTCACCTGCTCTCCGACGCCGACGCCGAGCGGGTGCGCGACACCGCCGCCCGGATCGCCGACTGGCTGGACACCAGCGCCGCACACCCGGCCGACATCGCCCGCACCCTCGCCGGACGCACTGCCCGGGGACCCGTACGCGCCGCCGTGGCCGCCCGTGACCGGGCCGAACTCGCCGACGCGCTCCGTGCGTTGGCGGCGGGACGGCCGGACGAGCGCGTCGTCACCGGCGACCGCGACCTCGTCGGACGAGGCGGCACGGTGTGGGTGTTCTCCGGCTACGGCTGCCAATGGCCCGGCATGGGACGCCGGCTCCTGGAGGAGGAGCCCGCGTTCGCCGCCGCCGTGGAGAAGCTCGACCCGCAGCTCGCCGCGGAGTGCGGCGGTCTGTCCCTGTACGACCACCTGGCATCCGGCACCGGCCTGGACCGTCTGGAAACCGCCCAGCCCCTCCTCTTCGGCCTCCAGCTGGCGCTCGCGGAACTATGGCGTTCGTACGGTGTCGAGCCCGCGGCCGTGATCGGTCACTCCATGGGCGAAGTGGCCGCCGCGGTGTGCGCGGGCGCCCTCGGCGTGTCGGACGGCGCCCGCGTCATCGCCGTACGCGCCCGGCTGCTGAGCGGACTGCGGGGCGGGGCGATGGCCGTCGTCGACCTCGACGACTGCGAACTCGGGCGCCTGGCACAGGACTTCCCGGGGGTCCACGTCGCCGTGCACTCCTCTCCCCGGCAGAAGGTCGTCACCGGAGAGGGGGCGGCGGTGGGCCGCCTGGTGCGGCGGCTTGAGAAGGAAGGCCGGGCGGCCCGGGCCATGCGGGTCGTCGGCGCCGGGCACTCTCCGCAGGTCGACGCGCTGCTGCCGGAGCTGGCCGACGGGCTGGCCCGCGTGACGGGGCGCCGGCCGCGCCTGCCCGTCTACTCCACCGTCCTCGACGACCCGCGCGGCGCGAGCGCCTTCGACGCCGCCCACTGGGTTGCCAACCTGCGGCGGCCGGTTCGCCTGGACCGTGCCGTCGCTTCGGCCGTGGCCGACGGACACACCGCCTTCCTGGAGATCTCCCCCCACCCGGTCCTCACGGGCGCCGTCACCGACTCCGCGCCCGGCTGTCTCGCCCTGGCCACGCTGCGCCGCGACGCCGACGGACCGGCCGCGTTCGCCGCGCAACTGGGCGCGCTGTACACGGCCGGGCAACGGCTGCCGCTGCCGCCCGGCCGGGTCGTCGACGTACCCCGGCCGCGCTGGCGCCATGTGCGGCACTGGTGGACGGACGGGAGGACGAGGGCGGGGACTCCGTCGACGGCGGGGCTGACGGGTGCCCGGGCCGACGGCCCCGCGCACGGGGCTGGCCCCGCCGCCGACGGCACCGCCGAGGGCGCCGCGCATCCGGGGGCGGCCCTCTCCCCGGTCCTCACCCGTCTCAGCCACCACATCGCCGCCGTCAGCGGCCATCCGCCGACCCGGGTCACGCCGGACACCGCCCTCGCCGACCTCGGCCTCGACTCGCTGATGGCCGTCCGCGTCCGCACGGCCCTGGAGCGCGAGTTCCGTATCGAGCTGCCCCTGCGCGACCTGCTCGGCGCCGCCACCGTCGCCGAGGCCGCCGCCCGCGTCGAGCGGGCCCTTCCCCAGTCGGCCGGTGGTGTGTGGCCGCGTCCCCTGCGCGCCACCGGCTCCCGTCCTCCCCTCTTCCTCGTGCACGCGGCCGGGGGACCGACCACCGTGTACCGGCCGCTCACCGAGCGACTCGGCGCCGACCAGCCGGTGTTCGGACTCGACCGGATCGAACAGGCCCGCACGGTGGCGGACAAGGCACGGCGGTACGCCGAGGCCGTCACCACCGCACACCCCGACGGGCCCGTCCTGCTGGGCGGCTGGTCCTTCGGCGGCTTCGTCGCCCAGGAGACCGCGCGGCAGCTGGCCGACGCGGGACGGGACGTACGGCTGCTGGTGCTCATCGACTCCGTACGCCCGCTCGTCGATCCCGGCCCGGCGCCGGCGGACCGGATCCGGGCGCACTTCGAGGGCTTCGCCGCCCACGTGGCCGACACCTACGGGGTCCGGCTGGAGCTGCCGTACGACGACCTCGTGGTCATGGACGACGACGAGCACCGTATCGACGCCGTGCTGAAGGCGCTGAGCGCGGTCGCCGACGTGCCGGCCGCCTCGTTGGAGCACCAGCGCGCCTCCTACCTGGACCTGACGATCGGCGAGGCGCACCGCCCAGGCCGGTACGACGGCCGCGTGGTCCTCTACCGGGCGGCCGAACCCGCCCCGCACACCGTGCGCGACCCCGTCTACGAGCGAGACGACGAGGCGCTGGGCTGGGACGAGGTGTGCCCGGACCTGGAGGTCGTCCGGGTCGCCGGACACCATCTGGCGCTGCTCGACCCGCCGTACGTCGACGAGATCGCCGCCCACCTAGGGCCCGTTCTGAGTTCCCCGTCCCCCTGA
- a CDS encoding alpha/beta hydrolase family protein has protein sequence MPRRTTGITGITRITEATGVSRRTAAKATAATGLAVLFGAATGTTRARAATRLSGPGEAGCGSPAPPRGAGLCRSAASPRGATSNDGAADERRRNAALPAERLAPRTLDLAVPSAALGRSAPVRLILPSGFDTAAGRRYPVLYLLHGAHDDYTSWTRETDIESFTEGRDLIVAMPDAGPTGIPSAWRDGPDYETFQVEEVPALLARDYRASGVRAVAGVSTGGYGAMAHAARHPGVFTAAASYSGVLDTTAPGVPAIVDAIVAREGLSPASLWGNPLLNLLTWRAFNPRARADGLRGTALYVSQGSGLAGGIGDWLPEALESALWPSARGFAAALARRGIPATTHFYAGGGHSWAYWKGEFTASWPILAHALGVPE, from the coding sequence ATGCCCCGCCGTACCACCGGAATCACCGGAATCACCAGAATCACTGAAGCCACCGGAGTGTCCCGGCGTACCGCCGCCAAGGCGACGGCCGCCACCGGTCTGGCCGTCCTGTTCGGCGCGGCGACCGGCACGACCCGCGCCCGGGCGGCCACCCGGCTGAGCGGACCTGGTGAAGCCGGCTGCGGTTCGCCAGCGCCGCCAAGGGGCGCGGGGCTGTGTCGATCAGCGGCTTCGCCGCGGGGCGCGACCAGCAACGACGGCGCCGCAGACGAACGACGGCGCAACGCGGCACTTCCAGCGGAGCGCTTGGCGCCGCGCACCCTGGACCTCGCCGTGCCCTCCGCCGCCCTGGGCCGCAGCGCGCCGGTGCGGCTGATCCTGCCGTCCGGCTTCGACACGGCCGCCGGGCGGAGGTATCCCGTGCTGTATCTGCTGCACGGCGCCCACGACGACTACACGTCCTGGACCCGGGAGACGGACATCGAGTCCTTCACCGAGGGCCGGGACCTGATCGTGGCGATGCCGGACGCGGGCCCCACGGGCATCCCCAGTGCCTGGCGCGACGGCCCGGACTACGAGACGTTCCAGGTCGAGGAGGTTCCGGCGCTGCTCGCGCGGGACTACCGGGCCTCCGGCGTACGGGCCGTCGCCGGCGTGTCGACGGGCGGCTACGGCGCGATGGCGCACGCGGCCCGCCATCCGGGCGTCTTCACCGCCGCCGCCTCCTACAGCGGTGTCCTCGACACCACCGCGCCCGGGGTGCCGGCCATCGTGGACGCGATCGTCGCCCGCGAGGGACTGTCACCGGCCTCACTGTGGGGCAACCCGCTCCTCAACCTCCTCACCTGGCGGGCCTTCAACCCGCGCGCCCGCGCCGACGGACTGCGCGGCACGGCCCTGTACGTCTCGCAGGGCAGCGGACTGGCCGGCGGCATCGGCGACTGGCTGCCCGAGGCACTGGAGAGCGCCCTGTGGCCCTCGGCCCGCGGCTTCGCCGCCGCGCTCGCGCGCAGGGGTATCCCGGCCACCACGCACTTCTACGCGGGAGGGGGACACAGCTGGGCGTACTGGAAGGGGGAGTTCACAGCGTCGTGGCCGATCCTCGCCCACGCTCTGGGCGTGCCGGAGTGA